The following coding sequences lie in one Candidatus Neomarinimicrobiota bacterium genomic window:
- a CDS encoding ATP-binding cassette domain-containing protein, producing MQQPLYEIKNMSASIKGVVVLSISNFEIHRGITYAIIGPPGAGKTSLLEALAGLRPLSEGSIQYDGQALTGRRSIDNFKDEVCYLPQAPVRGWAARGTVERYMLSGIRTASWSTDSADKRLQELARPLNLTSKLARSVKTLSPGERRKIDLAICLASDAKVLLLDELELHLGVEDLAQVKRQIQRKCGYEGTTVVLSTLSPNTLRGMTGVSVTLDRGRIASIRSVREGGRGRQSQTSGRGGGRPTRSASRRGTASRQPRRP from the coding sequence ATGCAGCAACCACTTTACGAGATCAAGAACATGTCCGCCAGCATCAAAGGCGTGGTCGTACTCTCCATCTCCAATTTTGAGATTCATCGCGGCATCACATATGCCATCATTGGCCCACCGGGCGCTGGCAAGACGAGCCTACTGGAAGCTTTGGCGGGCCTCAGGCCGCTATCCGAAGGCTCGATTCAGTACGATGGGCAGGCACTGACCGGCAGGCGGTCGATTGACAACTTCAAGGACGAAGTCTGCTACCTGCCGCAAGCGCCCGTCAGGGGTTGGGCGGCCCGTGGCACGGTGGAGCGGTATATGCTCAGCGGCATCCGCACGGCCTCCTGGTCCACCGATTCGGCGGACAAACGGCTGCAGGAGCTGGCCCGCCCCCTGAACTTGACCAGCAAGCTGGCGCGGTCGGTGAAGACGCTGTCACCGGGAGAACGGCGCAAGATCGATCTGGCTATCTGCCTGGCTTCGGATGCAAAGGTGCTGCTCCTCGATGAGCTCGAACTACACCTGGGCGTAGAGGATCTGGCACAGGTGAAGCGCCAGATTCAGAGGAAGTGTGGTTATGAGGGCACCACTGTCGTGCTGTCAACCCTGTCGCCCAATACCCTGCGCGGCATGACGGGCGTATCGGTCACCCTGGATCGGGGCCGTATTGCCTCGATTCGATCTGTTCGTGAAGGCGGACGGGGCCGGCAGAGCCAGACATCCGGGCGCGGTGGCGGCCGCCCGACCAGGAGCGCAAGCAGGCGGGGCACAGCCAGCCGACAGCCTAGGCGTCCGTAG
- a CDS encoding bifunctional hydroxymethylpyrimidine kinase/phosphomethylpyrimidine kinase — translation MLPDRFKQLRESFTKLRLVVVGDVMLDTYYWGGVARISPEAPVPIVSVDRVEHRPGGAANVAYNLISLGAKADLAGVVGSDAAGSQLTAALASYGIPATLLTDPQRPTTHKIRIIADSQHVARLDEESEQWLEESLAAELCEAVRPLLPGADGLILQDYNKGTLPEQVIRQLFGWAREARCPVFVDPKFANLDAYHGASLVKPNFTETEHFAGRSLRDEDDIIAAGTELRQRLAAEVLLITRGPAGMNLFDAEGHHPIPTRAREVADVCGAGDTVLSSYALASVAGASPREAAELANFAAGTVVEEMGVVPVVPEKLEKLIQHHALA, via the coding sequence ATGCTCCCGGACCGTTTTAAGCAGCTGCGCGAGTCGTTCACCAAGCTGCGCCTGGTGGTGGTGGGGGATGTCATGCTGGATACCTATTATTGGGGGGGTGTAGCGCGCATCTCACCGGAGGCTCCCGTACCGATCGTATCGGTGGACCGCGTGGAGCATCGCCCGGGCGGCGCGGCCAATGTAGCCTACAATCTGATTTCCCTGGGCGCGAAGGCGGATCTGGCCGGTGTCGTGGGCAGCGATGCCGCAGGCAGCCAACTGACGGCTGCGCTGGCATCCTATGGAATCCCCGCTACCCTGCTGACCGACCCCCAAAGGCCAACCACTCACAAGATTCGGATCATAGCTGACTCCCAGCACGTGGCGCGGCTTGACGAGGAGTCGGAACAATGGCTGGAGGAGTCATTGGCCGCTGAGCTCTGTGAGGCTGTCCGGCCGCTGCTGCCCGGAGCGGACGGCCTGATTCTTCAGGACTATAACAAAGGCACCCTGCCTGAACAGGTTATCAGGCAGCTGTTTGGCTGGGCCCGGGAGGCGCGCTGTCCGGTGTTTGTCGATCCCAAGTTTGCCAATCTGGACGCCTATCACGGCGCAAGTCTGGTGAAGCCCAACTTCACCGAGACGGAGCACTTCGCCGGTCGCAGCCTTCGAGACGAGGATGACATTATTGCGGCGGGGACCGAGTTGCGGCAGCGTCTGGCAGCAGAGGTATTGCTCATCACCCGTGGGCCAGCAGGCATGAACCTGTTCGATGCCGAGGGGCATCATCCTATTCCCACCCGCGCCCGGGAGGTGGCAGATGTGTGTGGCGCCGGGGATACGGTGCTCAGCAGCTACGCCCTGGCCTCGGTTGCGGGTGCGAGCCCTCGCGAGGCGGCGGAGTTGGCCAATTTTGCAGCCGGGACCGTTGTGGAAGAGATGGGGGTCGTGCCGGTCGTGCCGGAGAAACTTGAAAAGCTTATTCAGCACCATGCGCTGGCTTGA
- a CDS encoding PspC domain-containing protein, whose amino-acid sequence MPGLHLRSPGIVPLALVVVGLYLLYTFGRASSKDATSEAKHLYRSRYDKRIGGVCGGIAEYFQIDATLVRVLFVAGSLFYLATGLIYLVLMISLQEQPFEPAGASPSAASGRVTAPRKGGKTGKAKG is encoded by the coding sequence ATGCCAGGCCTACATCTGCGGTCGCCTGGCATTGTTCCCCTGGCCCTGGTAGTGGTTGGGCTTTACCTCCTCTATACCTTTGGCCGGGCCAGCTCGAAAGATGCCACTTCGGAGGCCAAGCACTTGTACCGGAGCAGGTACGACAAACGCATCGGCGGCGTGTGTGGTGGCATTGCGGAATATTTCCAGATTGATGCCACCCTGGTGAGGGTCCTCTTCGTGGCGGGCAGCCTTTTTTACCTGGCCACGGGCCTGATATACCTCGTACTTATGATATCATTGCAAGAACAGCCGTTTGAGCCGGCCGGCGCTTCACCGTCCGCCGCATCCGGCCGGGTTACGGCCCCACGGAAGGGTGGCAAGACGGGCAAGGCAAAGGGCTGA
- the trxA gene encoding thioredoxin, translating to MGKNTVEISEENFEEQVLGSDQPVLVDFWAEWCGPCHIVAPIIEEVAAEYKDKIVVGKLNVDHNPGVAAKYGIRGIPTMLLFKDGQVNNQIVGAVPKAHIVEMVDAALNS from the coding sequence ATGGGAAAGAATACGGTTGAAATTTCCGAGGAGAACTTCGAGGAGCAGGTTTTGGGCTCTGACCAGCCCGTGCTGGTAGATTTTTGGGCGGAATGGTGTGGCCCCTGTCATATTGTGGCACCCATCATTGAAGAGGTGGCGGCTGAATACAAGGACAAGATTGTTGTGGGCAAGCTCAACGTTGATCATAACCCCGGTGTGGCCGCAAAGTACGGTATCCGCGGGATTCCGACGATGTTGCTGTTCAAGGATGGACAGGTGAACAATCAGATTGTGGGGGCGGTCCCCAAGGCACATATTGTGGAAATGGTAGACGCGGCGCTCAACTCGTAA
- a CDS encoding gamma-glutamyl-gamma-aminobutyrate hydrolase family protein (Members of this family of hydrolases with an active site Cys residue belong to MEROPS family C26.) translates to MGVGPGRPRIGILLTGQTLAPIRERFGDFARWFQERAGAPAEYQVHALHKGDAVPSTRDSDGWIISGSPDSVNDPLAWLPPAKERIAQAVAAGHPILGVCFGHQLLAAATGGEVGLNTAGWELGAGHVQLTAAGAGSPLFHGLDPRVPVYESHQELVTRLPDGAEVLAANEMGLQSFRLGAHAFGVQFHPEFSAQIARMYVKLRMGDGEAAAAISEHHGDPSHEVLTNFIRFILQ, encoded by the coding sequence ATGGGCGTAGGACCGGGCCGGCCGCGCATTGGAATCCTGCTGACGGGGCAGACCCTGGCGCCCATCCGGGAGCGGTTCGGCGATTTTGCCCGCTGGTTTCAAGAGCGCGCCGGGGCGCCGGCAGAATACCAGGTACACGCCCTCCATAAGGGCGACGCGGTGCCGTCCACCAGGGACTCGGATGGATGGATCATCAGCGGTTCGCCCGATTCGGTAAACGATCCCCTAGCGTGGCTCCCACCGGCCAAGGAGCGGATTGCGCAGGCAGTGGCAGCGGGGCACCCCATTCTGGGAGTCTGTTTCGGGCATCAGTTGCTCGCAGCCGCCACCGGTGGGGAGGTAGGGCTGAATACCGCGGGCTGGGAGCTGGGCGCAGGCCATGTGCAGCTCACCGCTGCCGGCGCCGGGTCGCCACTGTTTCACGGACTGGACCCACGGGTGCCCGTGTATGAAAGTCACCAGGAGCTCGTGACCCGGCTGCCAGATGGGGCGGAAGTATTGGCTGCCAACGAGATGGGGTTGCAGTCATTTCGGCTGGGGGCTCATGCGTTTGGCGTGCAGTTCCATCCGGAGTTTTCAGCCCAGATTGCCCGAATGTATGTTAAACTGAGGATGGGCGACGGCGAGGCGGCCGCCGCAATCAGCGAGCACCACGGCGATCCATCACACGAGGTGTTGACCAACTTTATTCGTTTCATACTGCAATAG
- a CDS encoding histone deacetylase has translation MVPLSLYWSPDFAAHEVSPGHPESARRLQAIADRLRATGQWAAYRQVEARPATTEELALVHPRAYIQRVEDSIRAGARTVDSGDTEVSAGSFDAARKVAGAGLQAVDDVLAGKTQCAFILGRPPGHHALPGRAMGFCLFANAALAANYALQTHQLERVAIIDWDVHHGNGTQEIFYESERVHYTSTHEFPLYPGTGRADEVGRGPGRGTTLNFPLAAGHDDGDFVGILEGPVADALAAFAPELLLISAGFDAHEDDPLGHMNITTDGFARMTGVVAQLAGELCFGRIVSFLEGGYNLDGLAGSVAGHLAVLADSGQARSDPGG, from the coding sequence TTGGTTCCCCTGTCATTATACTGGAGCCCCGATTTCGCCGCGCATGAAGTCAGCCCCGGGCATCCTGAATCGGCCCGCCGCCTCCAGGCCATCGCTGACCGGCTCCGCGCTACCGGCCAGTGGGCAGCCTACCGCCAGGTGGAAGCCCGGCCAGCGACCACCGAAGAACTGGCTCTGGTCCATCCGCGGGCCTACATCCAGCGCGTGGAGGATTCCATCAGGGCGGGTGCGCGCACGGTGGATTCCGGAGACACCGAGGTTTCGGCTGGATCGTTCGATGCCGCACGCAAGGTAGCGGGGGCGGGGCTACAGGCCGTAGATGATGTGCTCGCAGGCAAGACTCAGTGCGCCTTCATACTTGGCCGACCACCGGGACATCATGCCCTGCCTGGACGTGCCATGGGCTTTTGCCTGTTCGCCAACGCGGCCCTGGCAGCCAACTACGCTCTACAGACCCACCAGCTTGAGAGGGTTGCCATCATCGACTGGGACGTCCATCACGGCAACGGGACCCAGGAAATATTTTATGAATCGGAGCGGGTCCACTATACCAGTACACACGAATTCCCCCTCTATCCCGGCACTGGCCGGGCCGACGAAGTAGGTCGTGGCCCCGGCAGGGGCACCACACTTAACTTCCCCCTGGCAGCGGGGCATGACGATGGTGATTTTGTGGGCATTCTTGAAGGGCCGGTGGCCGACGCGCTGGCTGCATTTGCGCCGGAACTGCTGCTCATCTCCGCAGGATTTGACGCCCATGAGGACGACCCGCTGGGGCACATGAACATCACCACGGACGGATTTGCACGCATGACCGGGGTCGTGGCCCAGCTGGCCGGGGAACTGTGTTTTGGCCGTATCGTCTCATTCCTGGAGGGTGGCTACAACCTGGACGGACTGGCCGGATCCGTCGCCGGGCATCTGGCGGTGCTGGCAGACAGCGGGCAGGCCCGTTCAGACCCGGGCGGCTAG
- the trxB gene encoding thioredoxin-disulfide reductase: protein MVSESRKVVIIGSGPAGLTAALYAARAQLQPLVFEGTQPGGQLMITTDVENYPGFPDGVLGPAMMDLFREQAQRFGADTRFEHVTRVDLSERPFKVWVGDELTKAESLIISTGATARLMGLDGEIELMGHGISACATCDGFFFKDKDVLVVGGGDAAMEEAHFLTKFASKVTIIHRRDKLRASKIMERRTLGNPKVDIHWNAVVEQLHGDPQNGGFTGVRLKDTLTGKLEDVTSDGLFIAIGHIPNTELFVGQLETDKRGYLVTQDKSSRTSIPGVFASGDVQDAVYRQAVTAAGTGCAAAIDAEHFLAGQT from the coding sequence ATGGTGTCCGAGTCTCGAAAGGTTGTCATTATCGGCTCCGGCCCGGCCGGACTTACGGCGGCGCTGTATGCCGCCAGAGCCCAGCTGCAGCCGCTGGTCTTTGAGGGCACACAGCCTGGAGGCCAGCTGATGATTACCACTGACGTGGAAAATTACCCCGGCTTTCCCGACGGCGTTTTGGGGCCGGCGATGATGGACCTGTTTCGCGAACAGGCGCAGCGGTTTGGCGCAGATACGCGCTTTGAACATGTCACAAGAGTGGACCTCTCCGAGCGTCCTTTTAAGGTTTGGGTGGGGGACGAGCTCACCAAAGCCGAGTCGCTGATCATCAGTACCGGCGCTACGGCGCGGCTGATGGGCCTGGACGGTGAAATAGAGCTCATGGGTCACGGGATTTCCGCCTGTGCCACCTGCGACGGTTTCTTTTTCAAGGATAAGGACGTGCTGGTAGTAGGCGGCGGCGATGCGGCCATGGAAGAGGCCCATTTCCTTACCAAGTTCGCCAGCAAGGTGACCATCATTCACCGGCGGGATAAGCTGCGTGCTTCCAAGATCATGGAGCGGCGCACGCTGGGCAATCCAAAGGTGGACATACACTGGAATGCGGTGGTTGAACAGTTGCATGGCGACCCCCAGAACGGAGGGTTCACGGGCGTCAGGCTGAAGGATACATTGACCGGGAAGCTGGAAGACGTGACCAGCGACGGTTTGTTCATTGCCATCGGCCACATCCCGAATACAGAGCTGTTCGTGGGGCAGCTGGAGACCGATAAGCGCGGGTATCTGGTGACGCAGGACAAGTCGTCCCGCACCTCCATTCCCGGCGTGTTCGCCAGTGGTGATGTCCAGGATGCGGTCTACCGTCAGGCCGTCACCGCCGCCGGTACCGGCTGCGCGGCGGCCATCGACGCGGAGCATTTCCTGGCGGGCCAGACCTAG